In one Winogradskyella sp. MH6 genomic region, the following are encoded:
- a CDS encoding OmpH family outer membrane protein, protein MKHLKSLLFATALFIGASSFVSAQNKIAHINKEELIKAMPAYANAQAEVQKLADTYEAEFQDQLKEIENLVKQYNAEAAAQTDEENIKRKKQVDGMKQALAIYQQQKNQDLSKKEYDLLKSIADDADAAIQAVAKAQGFQYVLDSAMLIVADGKDLMADVKAHLKL, encoded by the coding sequence ATGAAACATTTAAAATCATTATTATTTGCAACTGCACTTTTTATTGGAGCATCAAGTTTTGTATCTGCTCAAAATAAAATTGCACATATTAATAAAGAGGAATTAATTAAAGCCATGCCAGCTTATGCTAACGCACAAGCAGAGGTTCAAAAATTAGCTGATACATACGAGGCGGAATTTCAAGACCAATTAAAGGAGATAGAAAATTTGGTTAAGCAATATAATGCAGAAGCAGCAGCGCAAACCGATGAAGAAAATATAAAGCGTAAGAAACAAGTTGATGGCATGAAGCAAGCATTAGCTATATACCAACAACAAAAGAATCAAGACTTAAGTAAGAAAGAGTACGATTTACTAAAGTCAATTGCTGATGATGCTGACGCAGCAATTCAGGCAGTAGCTAAAGCTCAAGGGTTTCAGTATGTATTAGACTCTGCTATGTTAATTGTAGCAGATGGTAAAGATTTAATGGC